The following coding sequences lie in one Dunckerocampus dactyliophorus isolate RoL2022-P2 chromosome 4, RoL_Ddac_1.1, whole genome shotgun sequence genomic window:
- the LOC129179238 gene encoding cardiomyopathy-associated protein 5-like isoform X5, with protein sequence MHNSDIQQLTGHQGECPIQPQGESSALEQEQPQPLHIKEEEEPEPTHIKEKEEDPKSPFVKEEEEELSITQEGERLLVPEEAERLRRLPLTGVSVKTEDHEVKPPESSQLHHSPSEETREMEPSSSRSPQHLTTEADGDHCGGSQADNLLALLSDSDDTTSHSPEDEDNNLSTTIQTVKVIR encoded by the coding sequence tgCACAATTCAGACATCCAGCAGCTGACTGGTCATCAAGGAGAATGTCCCATTCAACCACAGGGTGAGAGCTCCGCTTTAGAGCAGGAGCAGCCACAGCCCCTTCACATtaaagaagaggaggagccagagcccacccacattaaagagaaagaggaggacCCAAAGTCTCCCtttgttaaagaggaagaggaagaactctcgatcactcaggagggagagcgtCTTCTAGTGCCAGAGGAGGCTGAGCGCCTGAGgaggttgccactgactggtgtctctgtgaagacggAAGACCATGAGgtcaaaccacctgagtcctcacagcttcatcacagtccaagtgaggagacgAGAGAGATGGAGCCTTCAAGCAGCAGATCACCGCAACActtgacaacagaagctgatggagaccactgtggaggatcacaagcagacaacctcttagctctactatcagatagtgacgacacaacgtcgcACTCTCCTGAAGATGAAGACAACAATCTTTCAACCacgatacagactgtgaaggtgataaGATGA
- the LOC129179238 gene encoding gastrula zinc finger protein XlCGF8.2DB-like isoform X2, whose translation MTHTDNKHSECSKKKTGKKHFNCSGCDKRFSCKGNLTQHKRTHTQEKRFSCSDCCKSFTQKTHMVVHLKTHTGEKPFTCSSCSKTFTRKETLVSHMRIHTGEKCFSCSNCGKSFSQKIQMTLHMRKHTGEKPFSCSDCGKRFTHKANMVSHMRTHTGEKPFSCSDCGKSFARKEALVSHMRIHTGEKRFSCSDCGKSFTQKAHMVSHMNTHTGEKPFTCSNCSKSFTRKGTLVSHMRIHTGEKPFICSDCGKSFSHKMRLVLHKRTHAGEKPFTCSNCFKSFTQKGTLLSHMTTHTQGENLLLVRSVVKASLAKYVLEEKHFSC comes from the coding sequence ATGACTCatactgacaacaaacactctgagtgctctaaaaagaagactggtaaaaaacattttaactgcTCAGGTTGTGATAAAAGATTTTCTTGTAAGGggaatttgactcaacacaagcgaacacacacacaagagaagCGTTTTAGTTGCTCAGATTGTTGTAAGAGCTTTACTCAAAAGACACATATGGTAGTACACTTGAAaacgcacactggagaaaaaccttttacttgctcaAGCTGTTCTAAAACTTTCACACGAAAGGAAACGTTGGTATCACAtatgagaatacacacaggagaaaaatgtTTTAGTTGCTCAAACTGTGGTAAAAGCTTCTCTCAGAAAATACAAATGACATTACACATGAGGAAAcatacaggagaaaaaccttttagttgctcagactgtggtaaacgcttcactcacaaagcaaatatggtatcacacatgagaacgcacactggagaaaaaccttttagttgctcagactgcggtAAAAGCTTTGCTCGCAAAGAAGCTctggtatcacacatgagaatacacacaggagaaaaacgttttagttgctcagactgtggtaaaagctTCACTCAAAAGGCACatatggtatcacacatgaatacacacacaggagaaaaaccttttacttgctcaAACTGTTCTAAAAGTTTCACACGAAAGGGAACTTTGGTATCACAtatgagaatacacacaggagaaaaaccttttatttgctcagactgtggtaaaagctTCTCTCACAAAATGCGTCTGGTATTACACAAGAGAACACAcgcaggagaaaaaccttttacttgctcaAACTGTTTTAAAAGTTTCACACAAAAGGGAACTTTGTTGTcacacatgacaacacacacacagggggaaaaccttttacttgttcGGAGTGTGGTAAAAGCTTCCCTTGCAAAGTATGTATtggaagaaaaacattttagttgCTGA